The segment gaaaaagtaTATATCAAATGAACTGGCCCTAGGTCCCAGGGAGCCGAGCATCCCCCCTGCAGCTGAGGGAGGAAGCCCTGTGGGTTTTGCGCTTGTTcccagggggctgggaggaggaagcAGCTGTGAGGTCTGGCTCCCCCACTGCCCGGGCCCTCTGCTGAGCTCGGGGCCAGCATCCATCCTCCAGGACCTAGGGTTTCCTTTCTGTGGCtgcacacagggagggagaaaattGGGAGGCTGGGCGGAGGGGGCAGGGAGCTCAGAGAGGACAAGGCACTCAGTACCAAGTAAGATCCGAGGTCTGCATGTGCTGAGCCTCCGAGAGAGAAAACTCCCCGTCACTCGCGGCCACTAAGCCTCCCCTGGCAGTTGTTGCTCCGGAGAGCCCTGCGTGGCCTTGCCTGTCCCCCTGGCCAGCAGCGTGGGGCCCAGAGGTCTGAGAAGCAGCCCCCTTCCTGGGcccaggccccctccctccctcccaggggcaggagagggagggaagggatgggacacagagacagggtcctgggtgggagagggggcagccctggagagagccggggagggggggtgcttAGGAGGCCCTGCAAGGACTGGACCCTGGCAAACACTTGTGAccagcgggggggtgggggtgggggggtggggtgggtggcggggtgggggggcccacTGCAGATGGTGGGAGGTACCGAGCATCgccttgggggtggggacaggaccGAGGTGAGCCCAGGTCGTGCtccaccagccccagccccagcccagggcgCCCTGCCTGCACCCCGGGGGCCTGGGGGACTGGGTGCGCACGCCGGGTGCAGGGGCCCGTGGAGGCGGGAGGCAGGCCCGGTCAGACGTCCAGCACGTGGTTCAGGTAGGAGATGTAGCAGATGGCCAGGCGCAGGATCTCGATCTTGGACAGCTTCTTGTCGGGGGGCAGCGTGGGCAGCAGCTTGCGCAGCTCGGCGAAGGCCAGGTTGAAGGCTTCCACACGGATGCGCTCCCGCGTGGCGTGTGCTGTGCGGTACTTGGCTGTGGCCCGGCGCCGGCGCCGCCGCTCCTCGCGGCTCAGGTGCTGCAGGTCTTTGCGGGCCGCCTCCCCTGGCTCCAGCCCCCGGGCCTGGCCAGCCGaacccccaggcccagccccgtcggggcccgccccgcccccgcagtCGCTGAAGCCCGACTCGGTCTCGGAGTGGGTGGGAGGCAGGTCCAGCTCCACCGCGTCTGAGTTGAGCATCATGATGGAAGGCCCCTGCCCAGGAAGATCggggtcccctccccacccctcccgctGGGAGCCTGCGAGCCGCttgtgggaggggcaggaagggcctGAGGGACTGGGGTCGGCCACTGAGCTGAGGAGGTCAGAGCCACTTCAAGGTCCCATGGTCAGGTGTCCAGTCCGGAGcctggaggagagaaggggggaTTGATTGGGgcggagggaggaagaaggggcagCTCGGCAgatgggggagcagaggagggtgCTGTAAGAGTGGGGGAACAGCAGAAAGGCGCCGAGGGGACAGGCCGGTGGACAGGCGCAAAGgggtaggaaggaggaaagatggtaagaaggggagagaatcctAGAAGGGAGCaacaggaaaggaggaggggtgaggaggggcgggggagggtaaAACCCAGCAGGAGGATTAAAGTCCCCAGGCTGGGCAGCTCCTAGAAGGAAACACCGGGAAGCGTCCTGACATCGGACTTGGCAGTCAGTGATTTCTTGGCTAGGACGCCCAAAGGAAGGCAACAAAGCAAAAGTGGACAAATGGGATTCTGTCGAACTTGAAAAGTTTTCCAAGTCAAGggacacaagcaggggagtgaaAAGGCAAGAGCTGCGGGAGAAAACACGTGCAAATCATGCATCTGATAAGGGGTGAGTATCTGGAATATTATAAAgaactctggggcagcccgggtggctcagtggtttagcgctgacttcggcccagggcgtgatcctggagacgcaggatcgagtcccacgtcgggctccctgcatggagcctgcttctccctctgcctctctctgtctctcatctctcatgaataaataaataaaatcttaaaaaaaaagaactccgaCAGCAACAAAACATCAGACCACtcgattaaaaaatgggcagaggacttgaatggacatttctccaaagatgatacacAGATGGCCAGCAGGCATGAGAAGATGCCCAACATCCTCATCaccagagaaaagcaaatcaaaaccacaaagagggggtcctgggtggctcagtcgatgaagcttctgcctttggctcaggtcatgatcccggggtcctgggatcaagccccgcatcaggctccccgctccaGGCCGCTGGGctccgtagggagcctgcttgtccctctccctctgctgctccccctgcttattctccctctctctctctctctctctctctccaataaataaatctttttaaaacaaaacaaacaaaaacccaccatgAGCTAAAATGTCACCCCCATGAGGACAGCTgccatcaaaacaaaaacaagacaagataataggtgttggtgaggacgtggagaaacCGAGTCCCTTGTGCtgtgttggtgggactgtgaaacggtgcagccactatggaaaacctAATGGAGGCTtcccccaaaagttaaaaatagaactaccagatgatctagcaatcccacttctggatagtagccaaaaaaaaaaaaaaaaaaaaaggaggaaatctgCACTTCCATGTCACTGTAGTGCTACTCAGAATAACGAAGGTACGGAAACAACCCAGCTGGGTTATCTTCGTCCATCCACAGCTGGCCACATAGAGACGTGGAGAcattcagtggaatattattcagccttaaaaaggaaggagatctGATCACATGCTGCAGCATAGACGCAACTTGAGGACATTGTACTAAAAGAGAGGAGCCTGTCACGAAGAGACCAACACCGTATGATGCCACGGATCTGAGGTGTCTAAGCAGTCAGCcttacagaaacagaaagcagaatggtggttcccagggcctgaggggagtggggggaaaggGGAAGTGTTCAAAGGGTGTAGAGTTTcagatttggaaaatgaaaaagttctggggaATCTCTTTCATCACCGTGCGAggatacttaacactactgaactctGCACTtcaaatggtacattttatgttccatgttttgttttgcttttttaaccatcatacaaatattttatgataataaaaagaaagaaaaaataactgagCAAAACTGGGGTCACAGCTCAGGAGAGGTTGGCCGTGCCCCTACACCTGCCCCAGTTGTGATGGGAGAGCTGTGGccttgcctcccctccctcccagggcccctcTCCAGCCTCGCGGcctctggggggggggaggggatacGCACGCAGATTGCCCATTGTAGGGTGGACTGGGACATATGGAGCTCGGCACAGCTGCCCCGGCGCCATCTCTgccggcccccacccccagcatgaCCGCCGCGACACCTGATCCGACCGCCCTGTCCACTAGAGTCAAGGGATGGTATCTCTTCTGACCACGATGCCCTGCTCAGGGTCAGCCGGCCTCTCCCTCGGTCCTCAACACCCTCAGCCCTGGGCTGCCACTCCCTGGTGCTCTTGGGGACTCCACAAAGGCGATGAGGGGAAGGAATCCTGGAGTCCTCCCACAGCCCAGCATCAGTTCAGATGTGGCCtgcagcggggggtggggggggtggggggtggggtggggatgtgcCAGCTTCTAGGAGACTTGGCTAAGGTCTGCTTGTCCCTGGGGCCAGAGGAGGTTAGGGTGAGGCAGCAGGCAAGGGGCTGGGAAAGGCTTTGCTTGGGAGAAGTGTTGAGCGGGGAGAGTGGGCCACTCGCGTGAGCCCAGGAAGCAGGAGCGCTGAGCTGCCGTCCCTTCCCCTGCAGCCTGGTTCTCCTGCCTGCTGGACTCCTCCCCGGGGTCCCCACCCCCTCAGGGGAGACAGGCTCAGTTGTAGCTGACAGGTTACTAAGTGCGGGAGGGTGGTGGGTGCGGGGGCATCCTCGTCtgacacgcacacgcacacgcacaacCATCACACAAAACAGAAGGTGGTCAGCGCTGAAATTCAGGACACGCTGCGCATTCCCAGCTCCAAGGGAACAAGAGGGATGACAGCAGCGTGACAAGCCCCGGGGCAGTACCTTCCAGTACGTGGTCACTGTCCCGACTGCCCATCCTGCGGGCCTCAAGCGCGGCTATCACAGCGcggtcctgcccctgccctgggccggcGGTCCTTCCCCTCTgatggccctgccctgccctccccgccacACCCTAGTGTGACCCCCGTCCCACCTCCACCTGGCCCCGCTGTTCCCCCCAGCTCCAGTCCCCGCAGCAGCTTCTGTTTACCCGTTCAGTCCTCACCCCACAGCCACTTCTGGTCCCAAAGTTCCAGGCTCCAAGGATGGGGAAAGCGGCAATCCCAAGCAGCCGGGGAGGACCTCCAGCCCCACGTCTGCCTGCCGTGCTCCCCGCCCCCGGACTGGGGACAGACGCAGAGAGTCCAAGGGGAGGAATGGGGAAGAGGGCGTGCAGGGACGCAGGGGCGAGGCActggggagggctgggagggggctcacccacccctccccagcccacagTTCTCCCTTTACCTAGGAAGACCCTGGGAGGGGATCCACGCTGGCAGGACAGGGGGCAGCGCTGACGGCCCCAGGCTCCTCTGGCTGCTCAGAGCTCATCCGTCTGCAAAGTTAGTGACCAGCTTTCTAGAGCTCTCGGGGGCGGCCTCGCGGCGCGGCTGTACAGGCTCCGGGGCAGATGAGAGGGGTACACATGGTGGGGACTGAgggcccagggggagggggagggcttgGCCAGGTACGGGCCAGCGCACTCGAACACACGCACATACACCCGCACTCACTCACAGACACGCATACACACCTGAGCTGGCCCAGCcctatgtatatatatggagatacacacacacacccccggcTCTCCATTGGCTGGCCCGGCCCCCCAGCCATCAATATTAAACAGCCAGGCCGGGCAGCCATTGGCAGGGGGACCTGGGAACACCCCCCACCGCACCTccggggagctgggggtgggggctggccctggggggggcagggagtaGGGGAGCGGGGACATCTGTTCTCCATGCATATTTCATAAGCAAGAAATGGAGAGCcgggggaaggggtggggctggggcgaGAGCCAGGGCAGGATCACAGATGAACCCCGTCCTCCCCACCCGAGGCGGCAGGGACACAGCCCCCAGCAGGCCAGAGCTAAGAGCCCAGGGCCCATTCTGAGGCCCAGCGTGACTCTGGCGGCCCCTTCCCCCTCGTCCTTACCCCGGGGGAGGCTTCCCCGAGCCCAGCACAGGGAAAGCTAGAAAAGTGCGCGCGGGCAGCACCCAAACGCCGGAGGGGACCCGAGGGGCCTCGCTGTCGCCCAGCTCTCCGCCTTCGCCGAGCCGGTGCCCGCGGACCCGTGGGCAGGCTGCCCTGGCTCCTGCCGGGGCCCTGCCCCCGTGCCCGTCCCCCGGGGACTCGGTCCCCCACGCCCTCCATCCCAGCCCTGGTCTCCCTCCCACCCCGGTGCCCAGAGGAGCGGGGTCGTCTTCCTGACACAGCCCGCCAGGAGTTTCTCTgggcggcccccccccccccccccgggacgaggggctcctgggaggaaagcaagggcccagggaggaggaaggacgGGGACAAGGCGTGGCGGGCGGCAGCGGGGAGGTGCCGGGGCAGCAGACAGCGGCAGGAAAAGCAGCGACAGAACTGTCTGCAAACAGGCATCGATGACGTCCACGCGGGCAGCCCGGCTGCCTGCAGcccgtgtgtgcgtgtgcacgcgCGTGCGAGCGCGAGGGTGCGTGTGTGCTGCAGGGCGGCAGGAGCTGGGAGCGAGGGAAGCGCAGGGCGGTGCGGGTGGGCTCGGGTGTCTTGCTCTGTCCCCCTCACCCCGGCCCGGCCAGGGGGTGTCTTCCCCAGGCGCCAGTGAGTTTCCAGGGTGGAGGGGCTGGGAGCACTCGCGGGGCAGCGGGCTGCTGCGGGGGCCAGAGCCCCTTGAGCCTCAGCcgtccttgtctgtaaaatggggtcaaCTGTAGCTGCTTCTTAGGTTGCCGTGGAGATTGAGTCACCGCATAAAGGGCGCCCCCCCTTAGGAGGGGCACAGCCCACCTGCAGGTTGTTGGCGGCATCGCGTCTCCCTGTTGCTGATCCACCCCCTCTGGGCTTTCTGCGGGCGAGGCTTCCCCAAGGGGAGTCCTGCGAATCCTCCCCGGGCTCCCCACCCTCCTCAGCCCCAGGTCTGGGAGGAGCCAGCTCCCACCTGGGCAGGCCCAGACAGGTGCCCAGGCGCCAGCAGATGGGCCGAGCCGGAGGGGAGAGGAGCTTGCCgagggggccgggggcaggggatCAGGTGGCGGCTCAGATCTTGCATCATCATTGCCATGGTGCTGATTAAAAACCAATCTCCACCTAATGAGCCCCCAGCAACAGCGACTctacctcccccgccccctgccctcagccccgtCCAAGAAACTGGGAGACGGAGAGacccaggagagagggagagagcgcggggtgggggggagaggaggggagcgggcaggggtggggcggtGCGAGCACTGTCGGTGGGTGACACGCGCGGGAGgcgggtgggcagggggacatgAGAGACACCGGGGAACcgccggggtgcggggggggggggggagacccgGGGAGTCAGGGATGACCCTGCAGGGTGCTGGGGAGATGCAGACGGGAGGAGGCAGCCACCGAGGTGGTGAGGGAACAAAAAATGCCGAGGACGGGAGACAAGGCCTGGGACccgaggggtgggggaagggaagcagggggctgctggggtggggggcggaagGCAGGGAGGACCGGCCGGCGGCTTCCCTCCTAGTGGCTGCTTGGCTCTGATGAGTGAGGCCCGAGAGCCCGTCGCCCCAGCCAGCCCCCAGCTGTCCCCTCTCCAGGGCCGCTGCTGCTGAGGGGCTGGGGCCTGCCCTGGGGCCCGCGCGCGTCACCCAGACCCTGGGCTCCCCCGGCCCCTGTCTTCTCTCAGGGATTCAACTTCTGTTCCTTCCGGGGAGTCGCCAAGAGGGAGGCAGGCCCGAGGTCAACGGGAGCCACGAGCGCGGAGCCCTTGCTGCAAAGAATAATTCTAGGCAACTGGGAGCCGGTGGACCTGGGTCCCCAGCCTGGTGACCTTGGCCAGCTCATTGATCTTGACTGAGGCCATCTAGTCCCCGGCGACATGGGGAGGTGCTGTCGCCCTCACAGGGGACGTGCAGGGCAGCGTGCTCACCCCACCCCGACACCCGGGCGCGACTTGAGGGTGGCCAGACCTGGAGcgggggcctgggcggggggtgCGCTGCCGCCCTGTGTGTGCGGGCCCTGGGAGTCGCTTCCTCGGGTGGCCCCGCCTGGCCCGGGGCACAGCCTTGGAGGCGAGGCCGGCTGGAGGCTGGAGTGCGGGGAGGGCGCCCCCGGAGGGGGGAGGGCCTGGAGGAGCTGGGAGGCAGTGGCGTTGGCAGGAGAGGGGGTGACATatgtggggagccctggggacccGCCCAGGCAGCGGCTGGCGGGGCGAGCAGACGGCGTTAACCCTCGCCGCGCCGCACCGCCTGACCTGCCCCGGCAGTGGCCCCGCTGCGCTGCGCCGCGAGAGCCGGTTCGCGTCCCGGTGGGTCCGGAGCGGCGGGGCCGAGGCTCCcggcggggctcccgggggcgCCCGGCCCTTCTCAcctccccgggcccccgcccggcccgtcCCGCCGGCCTCCCCCGgctcccctctctgtgcctcgggaAGGTGACAGCGGGTCTCCACTCGGGTGCACCGCGCAATCTGTCACTCTCTCGGCGGCCAGCCCGGCTGGAGGCCCCCCTCTCCCGCGGCCGCCGGCCCGCTccgcccgccgccggcccccGGCCTCGCTGCCTTTGTCTCCCGAGGCGGCCCCGTCTTTCTTCTCGCCTCCGCGCTCACCTCtcctcagccccagcccagctccaATCTCATTAGGGCCTCCAACCActgcccctccagcctcccctccccctccccctccatctgTCTTCCCCGCAGCTCTGCTCTTTGTGTCCACCCATCTGTCACCAGCAGCCCCGGGCCCAGTCCCCTCGCAGCCACGCCCGCCGGCCGTCCCCCCCTCGGctcccgtccccgtccccgtgcCGGCTCGGGCCGCCCCACTTCCTGTTTCCCTGAACACTTTATTCTTCGCAGGTGGCCCTGCAGCCCCgtttctccttccctcccgcCGGCTCTCTAGGTCCCCTCtggaggggtgggcaggaggggaccccagggtccccggccccgcccccgcgcggccTGCCCGCAGGAGCCCGAGACTTACTCGCCGTTGCATCATCTCTGGGCCTCCTGAGTGGCCCCTGCGCTCCTGCCCACGCGGGGGCCGGGGCTCCGGGCTGCCTGTCTCCACCCGTCTGCACGCGGGACTGTGGGCCCCCTGCCCCTTCTGCATGTGCCTtcaggtggggagaggggtcaGACCTGAGGCGCCTCTGAACCGCAGCCTGcatggggctcggtcccaggatgGGATGCCCAGTCTCAGAGTCACTTTAGCTTCaatcccaccccgcccccagacTCCTCTCTGGGTCCCGGGGTTCCAGGACATAGgtgccccccaggcctccctctccCCCGGAAGGAAAACTTCCTAACTACCTTAGAAAGTTCAAGAATTGATCaacccccttttttcttttttaagagtttctttatttgagagaaagagcttgaggaggcagagggagaaacagattcatGCCGAGCATGGAGCCAACCGACGGACCCACCCACAGAGCGAccaggggctggatctcaccagcctgagatcatgaccctagatcgtgacctgagctgcaaccCAACGTGTTTGCTGCTTAGCAGGCTTAGccggctgagccaccctggtgccccaacaATTGATGAGCCTTTTAATCCTGCCATCCGAGCAAGCggcagggcccaggacagcagccACGCAGCCGCGCAGTCCACCTCCCCATAGTGCAGGCGGCATGGAGGGGACGGGAGGCCCAGAGCCAGGATGCCCTGTCTGTGGCCCCACAGAGTGGCCCTGAGCTCCCCGGTGACAGTGGGCCCGGCCCAAGCCGACCTTCTGCACCCTGAGCTCACCTAGAACCTGGTTCTAGTGCGGGTTGTGCATGGGGCACGTGCTGCCCTGATGTTTGTCTGGTGTGGCCTCCCACCTGCCGTCTAGGCCCTGCATCCCAGGGAAGGCGCCGGATCTCAGGATCTCATCATAGCCGTTTGCGACCCGGGGGCAGCGCCCTTGCCCACAGCCGAGCTCGATCCACATTCGTCACTGCCGTGCCTGCCAGTGCACGTGAAGTGTTCTAGTCTCGGCTCAGCTCTAATTtgctgtgaccttgggcgagcCACTCACTCCTCTGGCAAACGGTTCCCTCTGTTTATTAAACGAGTTAGACCGTGCATTTTCAATTTCTGTGGTTCTGTGAAGAAACAGAGTCCTGCTGAATACGGTGGGATGTCGGGCGAGCAGCAGACTCTGGATGAAACGCCTCCTCGCGGGCTGTGCCCTCGGGAGTGGTGACCCAGATGTGGGGACCGCGGGAGTAGGCCCTTCGCTCAGAGAAGCCGGGGGAGAAACAGCAGCTGTCAGGGCAGCCTTGGGCATGGAGACAGGGGCTGcgg is part of the Canis lupus dingo isolate Sandy chromosome 38, ASM325472v2, whole genome shotgun sequence genome and harbors:
- the NHLH1 gene encoding helix-loop-helix protein 1, which produces MMLNSDAVELDLPPTHSETESGFSDCGGGAGPDGAGPGGSAGQARGLEPGEAARKDLQHLSREERRRRRRATAKYRTAHATRERIRVEAFNLAFAELRKLLPTLPPDKKLSKIEILRLAICYISYLNHVLDV